DNA sequence from the Eulemur rufifrons isolate Redbay chromosome 6, OSU_ERuf_1, whole genome shotgun sequence genome:
AGAGCCTCATAGCTAGTAGTGCAAAAACTGGTCTTCTAAAGTTCTGACTTCTGAAGTTCTATTCCCACCATGCTGGATGCCTTCCCTGTACAACACCAAATAATTGCATCTGAAGTTGGTGCCCTAGATGACTGATTTTCTGGGGGCAGGGACTGCAGGCTTGAGTTTGTAGAGGCTGAGAGGGAAGCCCCCCTTCCATAAGCAAGCCTAGGTGACTGGACAGTGGGATGGCAGAAGCTCTTCAAAGAAGCCAGCTCTGTCCTTATTTAAGCATTAAGTTCTGGCTCCATCTGGGCCCTCTCTGACCTTCACAATCTGTCCTTCACAGGCCAGTGCAGCAGTGACCTGTTCCAGTCCACACACAATGTCATTGTCAAGACTGAACAAACCGGTGAGCAGTAGTGGATGAAGGGAGCCAAGTTGGCTAGCACAGCTCCGGGGAGAACAATTGGGAGAGAGGGCGAGGGAGCGTGGGAGCGGGTTCTGGCAGGAAGCCCAAGGAAGCCTCTTCCCTGGCCATCTCCAATGGGCCACTTCCACCTACTGTGAGCCTCATTCCTTGCCCTTGGGACCAGTGACCGCCAactatttctgatttttagaCTGATGATGAGCCTCCCTTGGACCCACACTCCTCTTCTTCCTACTACTGGTCAGGGCATCCTCCAGGCTCCAGGCCACTAGCTAGGAGAAGGCAGAACCTAAGGTGGGCCTCCTCGCCACAAAAAGAGTCAGAAGATTGGACTTGGCCATGTTTGGaaatggaagagaagaggaagagtgtATATGTCTgttcttcttcccttctcccttgaTGGGAGTGTGTTttgcaggaaggaggaagatgtTGACTTCATGTTGCAGTTAATGTAGTTTTGGGGGCTCGTGGGAGCTTCTGTAGAGATGTCCAAAGGCAGCTGCAGAACCCAACTCCTGCCTTATGTGTGTTTTTATAGGAAAGATACTATTCTGTGCTCTCAACAGAGTCTACAGTCCCATGGGATCTACATTCATTTTTGCTCCCCTTCTTCTGTCCCAAAACTCTCTCCGGAATACTATCCCCCAAAGTCCACGGGCTGTGATAAAAACATGCAGCAGCCACTGCTCCTGGGTCACTCTCCAAGTCCACACCGGGGAGACTGCATGCCACAGGCCTCCCTGAGGATGTATGCCAGTCACCAAGGACAGAACTTGACCTGGGGTGATTTGTGATTGGCCCATGAAGTTATTTACTCTTTTATAGGGGGGCTGGTCTaccattattaaagaaaaaagcaatagcTGCTAAGCATGTTAATTAGGCTGTCCTAGCCCTGCCCTGCTCTTCAGAGACCAGGGGATGGGCCACCTGGGTGCTCTGTGCTTTACGAGCCTGCCCTTGTCCCGGAGACAGATGCAGAACTTGGCCAAGAGGACGGCGCACCTCCCTCGCTTGACCTGACAGATAGCCCCACCGGAGGAGCCAGGGTGATATTGGAGAGGTCCCAAACAACTTGATAATTCCTCCTTGACCATCCAGACATTCTTGTGTTGCCAGTTCGGAAAAGCTGAGCTGAAGGGTGGAGAAGAAGGTCCaccctgggaggaggggagaagaggctCCTAGCGGGGCCAACACCCCCAAACCTCTTTGGTTCAGTTTGTTTTCAGAGACAACAACAGGTGTACAAGGTGACCCAACAAGAAGAGAGGGTGTAACCCCAAGAGATTGGGCTTAGGGTGTCCAAACACGTAGCTATTAGTTAAAATACTAATCCCTATGTCGTAAACAGGAGGACTTAGCCAGTGAGTCAGGTTTTATACCATTTatgctataaaaacaaaatgaaacttggGCAGTGACTTACCAACCTGGCCCTAAAATTCATACTCTGGGCAGGAGGGGAGCTGAGGGCAGTCTGGGTCTGTGGCGAGGAGAAAGCAGGAAGTTTCTGGTGGGGACAAGGTGAGAGATCTTAGAGCTCTTGGCTAGCtgagaaagaaaatgcttttgttGGAGACCAGCCCAGATCTGAGGGTTGTGTAGGAGTTGAGCTTCAtttggggaggtggaggggaatTTCCTTTGAATTTGAAATCTGAAGAGTCAATCGAAGTGAGACGTGATTACCCAGCACCCTGGagaaagagagggtgagagagtgagCTCTTCTTTTCCAAGACGAGGCACTGGGGCTCTGCTCTTGAACATTGTTTGTTTGATTCGGTAACactcttctccccttctccttggttttgttttgagaattttatgTCACCCCTTAAGTGAATTGGAGAAACCCTGGAGGGAGAGGGCTGCCACCCAACTTGAGGGGAGACGTTCTCTGAATTTCAGCAAGAAAGAAACTGTGATAAGACTGACTAGACCTTTTCTAAAAGAAACACTTTTAATTCTCCCAGGAAGACCATTAGTAGGAAAAGATGcacattaattattaattataaatttaaataaatttatcccTTACAAGGTTTCCCCCTCCACATACCCCAGGCTGAAAATATTCTGGTGATCATATAGTAGAATGCAAAACAATGCCAAGCAAGGCTGGGAAAATTCCCGGAAACCAAAGCATTAGTCTAGGAAAGGATCCCACTGTTGCAACTCGTCTTATTTCCCTGAAAATGCAACAGATGTGGAACACATGGATGGGGCCCTGACAAAGTCCATTTGCCCCAGGACACTGGAAGAAAAATGGGATAACATTATTATAAAGTAAGTGGTGGAAGCAGAATCTTGCCCCTTCCTTCTGAGGACCACCCCGTGTCCACCATGCCTCTCTGATGAGCAGTGAGTTAGACATGGCAGACTCTTCACCCTGGAGAACATAATTGCTGACCGTTaccattttctattctttgtagacCCTTCCATCATGAACACCTGGAAAGACGAGAACTATTTATATGACACCAGCTATGGTAGCACAGTAGGTAACTAACTCCCCACCACTTAAGGTCCTTTTACTTCTTATTCTGTTTGTCTAATAGCCACAGCATTCCATGGTAAAGAAGGGGCTCTAAATACCCTTTATCTTTTCATTGCCACAGATTTGTTGGACAGCAAAACTTTCTGCAGGGCCCAGATCTCCATGACAACCACCAGTCACCTTCCTACCGGTAAGTTGTCCTGACATCTGAGGCTGGGTGTGCCTAATACAGGTGCCTACAGAGAGTTGATGAGAGTTACCAACATCTCATGTTTCTGCTTTGCTGGAGTCTTTCTCTTTAAATGGCTGGGAAAGGAATGGAATTACTAGTATAAGAGGTCTGCTTTTGAGCCAATATTTGTATGTCAAAGATGACTGGTAAAGATTCCTCTGGGCAAAGGATTCGTCTCTTGTGAAACCAGTCACTCTCTTGTGATAACAAAGGTTGTTTAGGCTTTCTTCTCATTTCAGCACAAACTTGCTTTTGGGATATATCTAATAAAAGTATTCATACTTTGGTATACTCATGAGGGAGAAGGCTATATTCAACAAATTACACTTGGCTCTAGAGAAAGATTGTCTAATGGAGAAATTCAGAGGTTCGTGAACCTGTGGTGATGGTTTCTGGGCTGGAGGGGTAGCCATCAGAACTACCACTACTACCTTCTGGAACCCTTGAAATCACACTGTTTTGTCCGGTTTTAGGTCTAACTCACATGGGTCTTCAGTACTCGCTGATCAGTCAGAGTACCTGCACTTTATGAATTATGTTGCATGTGGTTAAGATTGGATGCAGCTGGGGGCTATCCGTGACTCTCAACCAAGGTTACACTGACTGAGAGGGTTGGTATGTTGGGAATGTGGGAGGGGGCTTTCAGATTGCCACTCCCCTCCTGAATAGGTCCAGTGGGGGAATTAGTTGAAGAGAGGTCCTCGTGTCTTCTCTTGACTCAGGTGCAAACTTCTGCGTCTCTTTGGGTCTATGAAATGGAGCTCAGACAGGAATTGAATTTGGGGCAACTTCAGAACTGGGATTTAATTGAGTCTTTGTGAGAGAAAGATTGCAacccttcctgtttttttttgcatttgttgaGTGTGTGTTTTTGAGAACCTAAATAATGAAGGCTTTTGGTTTGAGGTTTTGTTTGGGTCAAGCCCCTTGAATGAGACAGGGCTGGGAGCCAGTGTAAATGCTTCTGGAATTGAGGTTAAGAACTGAGGCCAACTCAGCTCTCggcttccccttccccccacagCCCTTAGCATTATGTGTCTCTCGAAGTGTTTGTTGAAATTAGGAAATAGATCAAACACAGGAAAGGCTGCAGTGTATTTGCCATTCTGGGGGAACTGCGCCAATCGGGGTGAGATTTCTGTGGCAATCAGATTTCTTGTCACCCAGTCAAGACCTAGGGTTTCAGGGCTGAGGAAACCACCCGAGTCACCCTCGGATTTCCTCTCAGACTTCCTAAGGTGGCACCTCCCATGTCCTCCTGGTTGGAGGCAAAAGATTCCAGTGAAGAATAAAGCTGCACCAACCACTTCCTGAGCCTCAGGGGTCGTTAGATCCTCTGGGCACCCGGGAAATCTGAAAGCCATTGTCACTGCCCTACTGCCCTGACAGCCCAGCCATCCTTCTCTTTTCTGCGTCCTACACCTTCTGGAATCTCAGAACCAACAGGGACTGCAGAGGCCAGTTTCTGCTTTTACGTTTGCAGTGGCAGGGAGCTCACTGTCTCCCGAGGCCGCCTGCTGTGTTACTGCCTCGTCCTTCTTAAGATGGGCTCACGATTGGCTCTCTGTTACCCTTCTGGATCCTAGTTCTCTCCAGCCCCTAGTTTCTGTCCTGCGATGGTAACATAGGCTGGGAAATGAGATAAATAACCTAGGCGCTCTGTCAGGATTAGTACCTAAAAGAATCAATTCAGTATCTGGGGTTGGTAAGTTCTTTGGGGTAAGAGCCCTCCAGGATAGTTAATTTAGAACCTTGTATGGGTCAGTTCCTTTCAGAATAGTTTATAGCCCCTACTGGATGGGAACAGAaacaccccccccaaaaagaCCCCTGTCATTTACCCGAGTCTTTATATTTCGAGCTTCTGTAAAATCGAAGGCAGTGAAATGAAATATCTCTCTATGTTTTAATGCAAGTTAGAAGCCGAGCTAAGGCGAGGCTCAGCGTCAACTGATGCCCTCTGTGATAAGCGCAGGTGGGGAAGCGggctttgttttggtttctctGTCATCTGCCCATTTCATAAAATGGCCGCTGCCAGTGTTCTGTTTTGCTCGACAGTCCTCCGGCCTGGCGTGCCAGCTCGGGCTTGATGTGTTTATCCACTGACTTGTTGAGCCTAAAGCTAGGGTGGCACGGTCTATTAGAACACTGAAATTTGTATATCCCGTAAAGAAATGGCTCACGGCTGAATCATATGCAAATGCTTCAAATCTTTGCTTCTTGCGAAGCAGCTTAGCTGAAGTCATGCTCTTGTACTTGCATCATAAACCCGTGGCTTGTTGCTGCCCCTGCCTGGACCCGACAGGCCTTGGCCCGGGGTGCCTGGGCACAGAGCAAGAGAAAGCCAGGCTGGACAGCTTCCCCAGAGCAAGCCATTATTTTATAAGAGTGAATCACTTAACCACATGGCTGACTTCAAAGGTCTGGACTTTTattctggggcagggggaggaaggggagggaaggccACCCTATTAAAGTGACATTGTAGATCAAAAGATTTTAGTGCTGAGGCAGGTCAGGGATTCCACACTTTGCCCCTGCACATTGCAACGGGCAGACGGGGccagaagaaattaaatttttcttttggctgtGGCTGCATATCCTCGCATAAGAATGatagaaagatttttatttgGGGATTTTGTTTAAATCTTTCCTAAGCTGGTTGGAGGTCTAGCTTGGGTAAATGGCTGacctttcaaagagaaaattccCCCATGGTTTATCTAGTCTGGGGGGTTTTAATTTAGAGTGCCTGGACGCCCACGTGGGCCACAGACCCCCTGAAATTGACAAAATTTTAtgagcatatatatttttctgggGAGAGGGTCCAAGGTTTTCATCTTATTCACAAAGGTACCTTAACTCCAAAGAAATTAATTCTAGATCAGCTTGGAACCCACAAACAATGATTCAGGCCAATACCCTGAGAGACACTCGGGTTTTTCTGAACTCAGCCCTGGCTCTGAAATAATGGCCCTGCATCCCCTCTTGGATGCCATTTGAAAGTGAGCTTTGCCTGTGGCCTGCTGGGTAAATGCTACTCTTTGTCTGCAGAACAACGTGGCCCTGTCAGAGTGATGTATCACTTGGAAACCGGGGCGGGTGCCAGAGCTGTCGCAATATTGTCACATCCTGATGGGATGTTGCAACCTCACCCTGCAACCTACGGGGAGGGAGAGTGAGGGCTCCTTGCCTTTTCTGTGTATTTGTCCTTCCCGATTTCAGAGAAACCCAAGTCAGATGCAGGCCCTCCTGGTGACAATGCCAGGAGAGAAATGCTTAACCAGAATGAGAGGTTTCTCTTCTCTTCAGACCCTACTAAACCCCTCTCCTCTAACCTGCCTTGGCTTTTGGAGAAACCACTGGGCACACTGAGTCCTGATTAGCTGGGTGATCAGACAGGTCAATGGGAAATATAGAATCATCggattggaattatttttttcccactaatAAAAGCTTTATAGAAGTGAACCTGACTCTTGGCAGGATAGACTTGTGTGAAATCTGTGATGTGCCAAAGGAGACTGAGCACAGACCACCATCTTTGGAAATGGCATAGAATTGTGGTCACAGGTAAAGCTTCAAATTGTTTGTGTTCACATCCTGGCTCTGCTTTCAGGCTGTGTATGTGTGACTGTAGGCAAGTCATTTGACCTCTCTGTCTCTTAGATCCTCCACAGCTGTAAACCATGGAGCTcaatagtgcctacctcatagggttattgtgtgaattaaataagatgattCATGTAAGgtgcttagtacagtgcctggtacatagtaagcactcaataaagaGTAGCTATTCTTCTTAACCAGTTTAATCAGGAGCTAATGGTCAGTGgttcataaacatttttgaagaatgGACCACTCTGACAATCAAATGAATACTAGGGACCTTCTTCCTTTGCCTGCAGTGTCAGTTCATTCACGGCCTTGAAGGCCACACATGCATGGGTCGGCAAACCCTGGGTTAGGAAGCCCTGATGGAATGTGCATGGAAGAGACCAGTTTTACTGGCCCAGTTTCTTAAAAGGATTGGCTTGTCTTTAGGGactattttgtattaaaattggTTGGTTTTTgatggtgggattttttttttttttttttagtaagatcTGCCCTGTCCTCCCAACACCTAAAGTGCCCTCTGAgaaacacacacaccaccaccccactccacccccacacacggacacacattgctaattcatttagttttctttataagaatttttatttcacagattTGCCTCAGTCATCTCCTCTTTGGTGATCGTTGCAAGGGTTACCATAATGAGTCATTTGTTAAACTAATCTGTGTTTCCATAGTCCACTGTGGCCCTCTGTACTAAGTTCAGGCCACTCAATGGCCCCTTTGTCAGGCTAATTAAAATGTAACTTTGCATGCCAAAAAAGGCACTCCTCTGGCTTAAAAGCCATCTTTCATTgttataaatgtttacatttttgtactatggaaaaaaaaaaccaccttccAATGACCTAAATCTTTCAGTGGCTTCCCTTCTCTCTTGGAGTAAAGTCCTTAAAAAAGTCTGATGAGGTATTAATGATCAGAACCTCAGTCCTCCTCCTCCGCTCCTGCTCACAGCCACACAGATGCCAAACACACAttgacctcagggcctttgcacttactatCCTCAAGCATGGAAGGCTGTCCCCCAAGCTGTCTGCATGGTTGTCTCTCTCACATTTTTCAGGTCGCTTTATCAGAGAGATATTCTGTGCCCACCTTGTGTTAAACTGCAAATTATTCCCACCTCCATACTTCTGTCCCTAGTTCttctcctgaattatttttctccacGGCATTTATCATCTCTGTTTTGCTTAGTTCACTACCACATACTcaaacagtgccaggcacacagtaggtgctcatatTGGTTAAATGAGTGGATGCATGAATGCAAACGATAATTGTAGGAAATAGGTAAATTAAATGGCTCTCGTATTTCTCCTTAGCAGAGTCACCTGATATGAAAAAGGAGCAAGACCACCCTGCAAAGTGCCACACCAAAAAGCACAGTAAGTTGGCGCTTTCGTCTTTCCATGATGTTGGGCATAAATAGAGGCCACTGGTTTTTAGGCAAATAATTGCCTTTGCCTgctgcctccatttcttcaccaGGGACTGGGTAGAGTGAGACACAGAGGCATCACTGCCAGTAAAGTAACCCCTCTGTAGCTCTGTTTCAAAGTGTGGCCCCACTGTGTATTTCCTCCTCATTCTGTCATATTTATTCTACAATGGAGACACCAGTAAATAAGAACGTCTCGAAGGCATGGGGTTAGCAATTTCCCTCTgtcccagcaaaaaaaaaaagaatgggaagggAGTACAGTGGGAAGACGCAGCTGACATGTATCATTCTACCAACCTTTGCGGGTTATTGTTCCAAAGAATGACTGTTGGGTCTTACAATCCCTTAAGATTCCACACTGCTCTTGGGGAGTTGGATTTCCCCCAGTAAAAAACTCTTAGGCACTCAtatgaaatatcagagatatggAATTGGGAAGGAGCATGGAAAGAAATCAAGATGCTATCACCTAGAAATATAGGGAATCGGAATGTCATCTCACAAAACTGAATTAATACAACCCCTTGAATGGTTGCGGtgcgggggaggggtggggggcatcACAAATCCAGTGGGAGTAAAATTGAATTTGGGTGCTAATCTCATTACAGTAGCTGCTTTGGTTTCAAATAGAGGCCCCCAATCCCTGTGTGACCACCCCCAAGCCCCATATATTCTAGAAGTTAAAATTCTAGAGCCTTATTGAGTTGCGTTTGACTGAAACACACTTACTGGGTTGGAGCAATCTAATTGGTTCAGCTACTAGATAATAGTGGTTGAAAGTTGCTCTCTGGGAAAGTAACATAGTGAAATGAATCCCAAGCCATTGGTGAGTAATAATTAGAAGAAATTCCACCTGATTTAGGAGACCTAAGATCTGTTCCTTAGTTTTGGCTTTGCTGCTAgtttgctgtgtgactctggTCAAGTCACTTAaatgctctgtgcctcagtttcctgatttgcaaaataaaaaaatggtgttttttcattctcaaatgcctttctttacatttttaatgtccAATATTTGGTGATCCTGTGATTTATCTTCCCTGGTGAGCGGTGGAGAATTGAGTAGCTCCTACTTGAAGGAAGATGATATAATCCAACACTCCCTCTGCCCTTTCTTTGCTGTGACTTAGGCCCTTAATAAGCCccctttttctgcttttcatcaGATCCGAGAGGAACTCACTTATGGGAATTCATCCTCGACATTCTCTTGAACCCAGACAAGAACCCGGGGTTAATAAAATGGGAAGACCGGTCTGAGGGCATCTTCAGGTTCTTGAAGTCAGAGGCTGTGGCTCAgttatggggaaaaaagaagaacaacaGCAGCATGACCTACGAAAAACTCAGCCGGGCTATGAGGTGAGGGGTTTCCTGTCTCTGAAAACGATAAGGCCGCACGACCAGCTATTTACCCAAAAGTCTGAGTCTGCCCCGCCACCTGACGCAATTTCCTCTGTTACAGATATTACTACAAAAGAGAAATTCTGGAGCGTGTGGATGGACGAAGACTGGTATATAAATTTGGGAAGAATGCTCGAGggtggagagaaaatgaaaactgaagcCTCCAACACTTTGAACCCAAACCAAAACACACACCCGATAACAAACAGAGGACTCCTGGACGTAAATATTTCGAAGACTACTTTTCTCTGATATTTATGTACCATGAGGGGGAAGAAAAACTACTTCTGACGGGAAGAAGGAACACTACTGctgataaaaaattattttgttactttGAAGTATGTCCTATATGGGGGACAAACGTACACAgttttctgtgaaatatgatgctgTCTGTGGTTATGATTTGTTTTCACCTCTATTGTGAAGTTCTTTTCCACTGCAAGAATAGCAGGGTTCTGGCCTTGTACTTCTtgctaagagaaaggaaaaaaaaaatcagagggcattaaatgtttttatatgcaAATGATTTAGAAAAAGGTGACGTGTCCTCCGCACATAAGCATCCACATGGCCTTGTTAAGAGAGGTGGACACGGTCACCAGGCCGAACTCCGGGATTTCATATTGATGGAATAAACTGGAAGGTTGCTGGGAAGTTGAACCTGACCTTTAGGATCCAGTGAGTGGAGGATGGGGGGGCTTCCAAAATCCAGGGTGGGTTGTAATCACTGCATAATCGCGTGACTTGAAATGTTTAAATCAGCAAGCAGAATAATGGTGGGGTCTTTGTACTCATTCAGGGATGATTTGCCTGATGCCAAGGGTTTCCCCCTCACTTTGCCTTGGATGGTTGGTGGAAAAGCTTCAGTTGCTTGTGTGCTCACTTCCAAAGGAGGGCCAGCcttggttatttttctttccaactgCTTAATAAATGAGTGGGAAAAAAGAGGTGGTGGTGTGAGCATGACTGATGAGTTTGCTCTTGTATCTCTACAGTCCAGGGTTTCTCAGCACAGGTGACATCTGGGTAGGATCGTTCTTTGTGGTGAGGGCTATCCTGTGCactgtgggatgtttagcagtatccacgacctctacccactagatatcGGAAGCACTcctcagctgtgacaaccaaaagtgtcCTCAGACATCACCAAATGtttgtcccctggggggcaaaattgcCCTTGATTGAGAACCACCAATTTAACCAGTCAAGATGAAGATGGTGATTTAttcttagaataaaaaaaaaaaaaacatgtaagatCTTTTAGTCCCTAGAGTGAAGCAAAAGCAAGACTTCAAAGtcaacctatttttatttttgaaagagttaGGGACAGTGGGTTGAAATTTGTAGAGGAGCTTCTTTTGAGAACCCCAGATGAGAGCCAGAGACAGATAAATTAAACATAGTAATGTGGCAAGAACTACAGTAGGAGATATTTTCACTGGAATTACAAGGCAGAGTTAAAATTATATTGCAGGAGGAAACACTGAGAGAAgaatctgtgtatgtgtgtgagagagagagttcCAGGAAAAACCCTCTTGCAGGTGTTAATTCTTACAATCTTTTCTCTGTTGGATCATCTCTTATCCGTTTCATATGAACGCTTCCCAAGTGAATGGTTTATTGCCCAGATTTGCATTCAgaggaatgtttaaaaaaagaaggaaagaagagatggaaaagacaaacagaaaactcAGCTGAGGAGCTATTGTCACCAAGGAGTTGGAAGCTTGGTCTGCAATAATGGGATTGTTCTGGGGGACCTGGAGGCTTCTCTTTGGGCCCTGCAACCTGGGAGGAACGTGAGTCTGCAGACACTTTGAAAATGGGTTTGGATGTACAGATCCCTGTCGcggcttttctttttggcttcCTCATGTCCTTGACTTCCTCCTCCAGCCTGCCTCTCTTTCTCATGCAATAATATATGGGTAAAGATGCACAGCAATAGGAGGGAGTTCTCGTCATCAACTAATAGAGCACCTACCCCAGTGTCTTACCCAGTGGAGGTGAGCAACTCATATTTAAAGGTTGCAAAGTGTTTGTAATGTATTTAAAAGTCTGGAAGGAAGAAGTAGTTAAGAATTTATGCTAATTATACTGAGATCCATTCTGGGTGGTGACCTTGGAGCACCCACAAATGACCTTTAGAAGGTACAACCAGGTCCATTCTTATTTCTGCTTGGCTTGCTCGCCTCCACAAAGGTTTTACTTGGTGTTGTTAAGTTACAGTTACTGAGGGAGCTGATAAAAATAACAACGAACAGCAAAGATCCTGACTATGCAGCTCAGGCATTCCTGCAGAAAAGACACACCTTGCGTCCCAAGCAAGGCTGAAGAACTATGGGGCCTTCCCAGCACATGACTGTTCGACACACAGAATGAATTGAATATCCAGATATTTGGATTGGTGAAACGTGTGaatctttgtgtgtctgtgtgtgtgtgaggtgtgtgacATTATTCGGGGCATCTGCCAGTTCTCTCTCTGCTGTTCCTTCCCTGGCTTTGCCTGTTCATCACCTAAGGTGGCCAGATCCTTCTCTGAGTTCATCCCTTTTCAAACCTGTACGTTTCTCACATTCCTCCAACTTGGCTTTGGCTCTTTCTGCAACCTTTCCATTGAAGAGCAATCCTTGCTAGGGATAAATGAATCTGGGGAGTACCAACTGGAGCAGTTCTGCAGATAATTAGCAGATTGCGTTGTTTGTTGAAAGTGACGGTTTCCTGGCACCTGGTGCTTGTTTAAAAGGCTGGAGTATTAAGTTCTCAGCATATCTCTCTATTGTCCTGGCTTGAAGTTTGCTGCATTTTCTATGTGCTATTCGTGACTTGGAGAACTCAAGGTAATTGAGCCATGCCAACTTGGGGTGTGAACAGAGTGCTTACTCCCTACCAGTGTTGAAAGGGAGAGCACAGTCCTACAGATAAGCCTCCCCCTTTCCTTTGGGGACACACAGCTTCTCACTTGAGAAGCTCATTTGTGCTGTATGTCTACATGGTCACTAAACACAGTCTCCTTGGACCTCCCTGAGGTTTGAGCTTAAGGCTTGGGCTCTGTCTCATTAGCAGGTTTTCATGGGAACCCGAGGCAGGAAATG
Encoded proteins:
- the EHF gene encoding ETS homologous factor isoform X2, producing the protein MGLPERRGSVLLLSLVEILFKIMILEGSGVMNINPSNNLLHQQPAWTDSYSTCNVSGGFFGGQWHEIHPQYWTKYQVWEWLQHLLDTNQLDASCIPFQEFDINGEHLCSMSLQEFTRAAGTAGQLLYSNLQHLKWNGQCSSDLFQSTHNVIVKTEQTDPSIMNTWKDENYLYDTSYGSTVDLLDSKTFCRAQISMTTTSHLPTESPDMKKEQDHPAKCHTKKHNPRGTHLWEFILDILLNPDKNPGLIKWEDRSEGIFRFLKSEAVAQLWGKKKNNSSMTYEKLSRAMRYYYKREILERVDGRRLVYKFGKNARGWRENEN
- the EHF gene encoding ETS homologous factor isoform X1 translates to MGLPERRGSVLLLSLVEILFKIMILEGSGVMNINPSNNLLHQQPAWTDSYSTCNVSGGFFGGQWHEIHPQYWTKYQVWEWLQHLLDTNQLDASCIPFQEFDINGEHLCSMSLQEFTRAAGTAGQLLYSNLQHLKWNGQCSSDLFQSTHNVIVKTEQTDPSIMNTWKDENYLYDTSYGSTVDLLDSKTFCRAQISMTTTSHLPTAESPDMKKEQDHPAKCHTKKHNPRGTHLWEFILDILLNPDKNPGLIKWEDRSEGIFRFLKSEAVAQLWGKKKNNSSMTYEKLSRAMRYYYKREILERVDGRRLVYKFGKNARGWRENEN
- the EHF gene encoding ETS homologous factor isoform X3 translates to MILEGSGVMNINPSNNLLHQQPAWTDSYSTCNVSGGFFGGQWHEIHPQYWTKYQVWEWLQHLLDTNQLDASCIPFQEFDINGEHLCSMSLQEFTRAAGTAGQLLYSNLQHLKWNGQCSSDLFQSTHNVIVKTEQTDPSIMNTWKDENYLYDTSYGSTVDLLDSKTFCRAQISMTTTSHLPTAESPDMKKEQDHPAKCHTKKHNPRGTHLWEFILDILLNPDKNPGLIKWEDRSEGIFRFLKSEAVAQLWGKKKNNSSMTYEKLSRAMRYYYKREILERVDGRRLVYKFGKNARGWRENEN